In Paraglaciecola sp. T6c, the sequence CCTGTAATGGATGGCATCACCGCTACTCAAAAATTAAGAAGGGAAATGAACTTTACGAATCCTATCATTGCTTTGTCAGCCAATGCGTTTGTCGAAGACAGAGAGCACTGCATAGAGGCTGGAATGAACGACTTTATTTCTAAACCTGTTGAGAAACAGGCCTTATTGGCCACCATTAAACGGCATATAAAGTAAAATATGACTAGTTTATACTGGCGATGAAATTCGCCGTTTCCCCGTATGTACGTGGGAAACGGCAAGCAAACCAGAGTTGTACCTCATTTAAAGCAGCAGTTAAAACACTCTTTAAACAAGCGTTAGAACGCTAGTTAGAACGAATATCGAAGAACAGCGCCTAACGTGCTTACATCTGAAATTTTGGTGAATTTTATCCCAACAGAAACGTTCGAGTGAAAGAAATAGTTTGCCGCTATCGAGGTGATTGCTTCACTGTCACCGTCGAAACGGAGAAAGCCTGCCGCTGCCTCTAAGTCAATTTTATTGGTTACCATTGAACGAATGCCTATGGTAGCGCCAAAACCATCTGTATCTGTACTTGCACTGCCTCCAGAACCGTTCGCGCTAATTTCAGCATAATGGTACGCGACCGTACCGTATAAATCGGTAGAGCTAGACATTTTGTAACGATAGCCTAGTTCTGCTGAACCCTGATCAAAATCCACATCTCCGCCAGATAAGTCATCACTGAGCATGCTGTAGCTGCCTCTGACAAATACATTATTCCCAAGCGATTTAGCGCCACCGATACCAAACCCTGTAGGATCAAAGCCGTCGAAATCAGACACATCGGCAGTATAATATCCGCCTTGAACGTAATCCCAATTTGGCGAAGCTGCAATGACTGAACTAGTTGAGAATAGTGCGAAAAAGAGTAAAACCGCTTTTGGTTTCATTTAGATTTATCCTTAAATTTATGCATATTTATCGTTTTTTAAAGCGCAAGTAGCCTATAGCGACTCAAGCGAGAGGTCAATATTTTAACCTTTTCACCTGTATGTTATTAGCCTAATTTCTTGTTCGAAGTAAAATAAGAATTGATTACTAGAATCACCCAAATAACCAATGGCCTTAAGCTGTCCTGTATCGAAGAAAATATGTAACAATCTGTAGCTTACGCGTTTTGTGAGAAACTATTGGCCATAAAGAAACTCTTACCGATAACCGTAAAATTTTAAATCGAAATGGAGTGACTATGAAACATATCCTGATACTGATGGTTACGCTGCTCACGTTAGCAAGCTGTGCGACGAATCGATTATCTGATCCTGAAAAGTCCATCATTATTGAAAAGTTTATTACGAGCGAACAACTGGAAGCGCGCAACAGCATCAGTGCATTCGACTTAGACAGTTGGGTATCATTAAGCGACCAATATCTTATTCTGCGGACGTCCCCTTTTCGCTCGTACTTGGTGAAGCTCACCATGCGTTGTAACGATATAAATTACTCGCCAGCCTTGCTTGTGTACTCGCGGATACCCAACACTTTAAGCGCCGGCTTTGATAGCGTTTTCACGCCAGATAACCATAGATTTAGATGCAATATCAGTCGTATCTACCCACTTAGCAAAGCGCAAAATAAAAGTTTAATTACTGCTGTGAGCCCTAAAGCAGAAGACAAGCCGTTACAAAGCGCTCAAGAAGAGAATGAAAGTCCCAGTGAACAGAGCAAGGCTAAGACTCAGTAGTCCATTTTGACCGACGAGTCTCAATATTAATCTGGAGACCTTCACAGCTCGATTAATACTTACTCACTTTAATCGAGCTTTTTTTAGCGTGTGCAAAGTAATGTTAGTGTGTTTTTGATCGCTGAATTTTAGAGTACTTTTTTAATCAAAAGAGAATATTCAACGCAATATACGGCACCAAGTTAAAAACAAAAATGAGTAATTTATAATGCGCTAAGTAATTCATATACATGGTTTTTAATCGACGTTCTGGGATGCTAAAAAGCCTGCTATGAACAGATGTGATGCGCTCTCCGATCCAGATTAAGGCCAATGTAGCCAAACTCAGCAAACCAATATTAATCAATGACATCCAACCAAATATTTCGCTTAGTAAAACGGTGTTATGCATTTCATCTACCTTTGTGTTTGATGGCTCGTTTACATCAAAGTACTTTTCATCAATGTTGACCATTTTGGCAAAAGGACTATCAATTTCCACTAGCCACTTAATCACACGACGGGTAGATACGAGCGCAAGTTTGTCCATATGTTCAAGGTGGCCAAACGTCCATTTTATATCTTCAAATGCTGCCTTTAAGCCAATATCGAAATTATCATCAATTAAGACCAATACATTGATTTTGTTGTGCTGCGCTATCAGTGAATCAAACGTATTGATCCACTCTTTCTCTTGTGTCTGGTCAACCTTCCCACTGACTCTTATACCAATGGTGGAACCTTTACTCTCGGGTAACTGCGTGATCATAAATTTATTCCAAATAACATCTAAGTCTTAATAAAAATGTGAGGTTTAAAAAGCGCAATTCACGCTTTTATACTAGCGCCTCCATTAGTGCATCAGCCCCAGAATATTCACTACAGTGATAACATCACTAATAATCAGGCCATATCACCAAAAGTCTAATCTAGGCACAATAGACGATATGATGAAAAACCGACTATTCCTCGGATAATTTTTTATAAGGACATCCAAGTTAAAGATTTTATTTGAACAGCCAAGCCAAATATTGCAAAGATCGTTCTCTTGTCTTCCTCACTTTTGATTTATAAAAGAGACCAATTGTATTAGTGCGAGCAATTTTTATATGGACATCCAAGTTAAAGATTTTGTATGAACAGCCAAGCTAAATATCACAAAGGTCGTTCTCTCGTCTTTCTCACTTTTAATTCATAAAAGAGACCAATTGTTTTAGTGCGAGCACCTCATATTAAAAACGAGCGCTATTTACACGAACTTCAAAGGGTTATTAAGGAATAAACATCGAATTTACAGAGCTTCAGGCATGGGAATATGCCAGGCGATAAGCCGATATTTTTTGTTTTTAAATTCTTATAGAAGTATTTACAGACGTCTTTAAGCTGACGTCAGAAGCTCTCTGGCCTTAGTCATCCCTCGCAGTCGCTGATGGTGGGTATGACGCTTGAACATGTTCATCATTTGCTCCGCACCTGCGGCGTAGCAAAAATGCTTTTCGAACTCCGTGGATAGGGTTAGCCACTGCACCGTGCCTAACTCGAGTCTTTCTAAGATAGGACTTTGCTTATGATCCATATACCCTGTCTTATCATCACGAATGCAGCGGCTTGTAGTATCTATAAGCTCGCAATAATCATTAAGTGAATACGCGCGCGAGACCTTTGGGCATTTCTTCACGATAGCTGCCCACAAAGGGCATCAAGGCGCTAGGCTGCGACTGTTGATTTTTAGCCGCGTCGATCCGCTTTTTAATACTGGTGTGACTTGCCGTTTCGGGTGTTTCTGCCATTTTTGCGCCTATAGGGTTTAGGTCAACGTATGCCATACACGCCAGCACAGCTTTAGCTGGCCCGAAGGGAGAGCGCCAAGGATGGCGGCGAATAAAATCGGCCGGTTCAACCATCTTCCTTATTGGCTTCACGGGCAATAAACTCGTTCAAGTCACGCATAAACCAGCTTATGTCGTACAAACGCTTTCTGTATATTTCAACGGTGTCATCAAGCGAGATTAACTCGCCTTGGCTCAGCACTTTGCCGTTCATGAATTTCTGTGTCAGCAAGGTGCCTCTGTGAACATAGTGATAACGCCGAAGAACTTCTCTAGCGTCCCAGCTATCTGCCAATGCTTTATCTACACAAAGCACCACATGCGTGTGATTGCTCATCACTGCATAGGCACAAATACGGTAGCCGCGCTATCGATGGCGAATACAAAAGATAAAAACAACAAACGTTCTTCTACCCAGCTACGACGATGCTCGTAACTGTGACCGGAATGCGCGTCTACTCCGCATAAGAATGACTGCCGTACACAGCGGGAAATACAATGACAAATTTATCGGGAATAAAATTTGAACAGCTTTAGCTGGCTTCGAAGAAGTGAACGACATGGATGTTGTGAATAAAATAGGAGTATCGATTAAACTGATTTGACTTTTTCGCGACTGAGGCACAACCATCAACTTGATCAAATGGAACACCTATCAAGCTTAGTTTAGAGGTGTAGATTCACAATTTTTAAAATGGGTGTCTTTCTTTTATTTTCTATCATTTTGCATGGGTAATATCGCTGGGCATTGGCAGCAGGAAAAAAGGTGGTTCGTCATTATTGTGATTCTCGCGTCTGTCGTGTGCTTTATCAGGTTGAGCGGCATATAAGGTTGAGACGCTTAACATCGAAATGTATGAGCTGGATGGAATAACATCACTCTTGGCGTTGGTTTAACCGCCTAAATGCCTTGGTTTTAGGGGCAATTGGTGTGCAGCTAGCGACGCTATAGGCTCTAAGGAAGCGCATATGACGCCAACCAGCAAATCAAGGCTGAATTTCAGCTAAAGTTGAAATTGCGCCCGTTAAGTAGACATGAACGGCGCAGGAGGTATGGTTCACGTAATGGGTATAGTTTAAGTGGAGTTAGTAGCAAAGCGAGTTGTCAGTGATAGTGACAACCCGCCCATTATTCTGCCGCTATAGGCGATTTTGAGAGCGCTGCTACGCGCGGTGAACAGCACCCTGCAATATCAAGTGAAGAGAGTGCTACTTCTTTTTCGGTCTTGCTTTGGCACGACCTTGATTAACCTTGTGCTTTTGCACTGAACGGCGCATGCGACTCAAGCGAACGTGGTCTAGCTTGGTTTGCTTGTCTTCGATCAGCGATTCTTGCTCCAAATCCAATTGCACACTTTTACGCAACGTATTCAGGTCAGTCAGTGGCAACTCAATCCAACCGCCCTGAGGAAGCCGATTTTGTAGATTCAAGGTACCGTAACGTACGCGAATTAGGCGGCTAACTTGCAAGCCTTGAGACTCCCACAATCGGCGAACTTCACGGTTTTTCCCTTCAGATAGGCTCACGTTGTACCAACTATTTAGGCTTTCATCATCACCTGGGCGCTTGCGCACTTCGGTAAATTTAGAGACCCCATCTTCTAATTCAACACCTTTCTTAAGGCGTTTAATCATGTCGTCATCCACTTCACCAAATACACGCACCGCATATTCACGCTCAATTTCATGCTTAGGGTGCATTAAACGGTTGGCTAGCTCGCCGTCATTAGTAAATAACAACAAACCACTGGTGTTGATGTCTAAGCGCCCTACCGCAATCCAGCGGCCATTTTGAATCTTAGGCAAACGGTCGAATACAGTTGGGCGACCTTGTGGATCTTTTCGGCTACATAACTCACCTTCCGGTTTGTTGTACATCAATACTCGGCATATCGTGCTTTTTGCCGCAGCGGTGATAAGGTTGCCATCAACGCGAAGCTGATCTAGAGGCTCAACGCGATCTCCCAAGGTGGCGACTTTTCCGTTAACCGAAATGCGCCCAGAGGCTATCCATTTTTCCATCTCACGACGGGAGCCCACACCAGCATTGGCTAGGACTTTTTGTAATTTTTCACTCATTAGTGTAACTGCTCTCTTTGATTAGGGTTGTCAGTATTATCAAGCTTAGACTCTTGTGCTTGGTCTGACGCTGCTTGTTTTGACGGTATTTGTTCTTCTGTCGTTGATTGCTCGCCTGATGAGTTATCACCTTTAGTGCTGTGCACAGGTGCTGTGCTGACTTGCTGATGGCTAGTGTCATCAGGCTCAGTAATAACTCGGCGTTCATCCTGGCTATTACTCGCATCGAAGGCATCTTGACTGGGTAAGTCTTTCAATCTCTTTAACGAGAAATAGTTTAAAAATCCTTTTGTTGTTGCATACAAGGCTGGGCGTCCCGGCACTTCTTTGTGCCCTACCACTTTCACCCAATCCCTCTCTATTAAGGTTTTCATGATATGGCTACTTACCGCCACACCACGTACATCTTCTATTTCACCTCGCGTGATGGGTTGGCGATAGGCCACCATCGACAAGGTTTCCAGCAAAGCTCTTGAATATCGTGGCGCTTGCTCTTGCCACAGCTTGCTTAACCATGGTCCTAAGCTATCCATTGACTGAAAGCGATAGCCACTGGCTACCTCAACCAGCTGTACACCGCGAGATTGATATTCTACCTGTAATTCTTCTATGGCTTCCTTGAGTGCTTTTTTAGTCACTTTAAGGCCACTTAACACCGTATCTTGCAAATGTTCTTGGCTAACCGGTGCATCTGATACAAACACCGCGGCCTCTATCAATTGCTTCAATTGTACCGAAGATATTTTTGCCACTTACTGAGGCTCTCCTGCGTGCAATTTCACATGAATATTAGCCATTGGCTCACTTTGTACCAGCTCCACTAACTGCTCTTTACACAACTCGAGTACCGCAAGGAACGTCA encodes:
- the scpB gene encoding SMC-Scp complex subunit ScpB, whose amino-acid sequence is MAKISSVQLKQLIEAAVFVSDAPVSQEHLQDTVLSGLKVTKKALKEAIEELQVEYQSRGVQLVEVASGYRFQSMDSLGPWLSKLWQEQAPRYSRALLETLSMVAYRQPITRGEIEDVRGVAVSSHIMKTLIERDWVKVVGHKEVPGRPALYATTKGFLNYFSLKRLKDLPSQDAFDASNSQDERRVITEPDDTSHQQVSTAPVHSTKGDNSSGEQSTTEEQIPSKQAASDQAQESKLDNTDNPNQREQLH
- a CDS encoding outer membrane beta-barrel protein: MKPKAVLLFFALFSTSSVIAASPNWDYVQGGYYTADVSDFDGFDPTGFGIGGAKSLGNNVFVRGSYSMLSDDLSGGDVDFDQGSAELGYRYKMSSSTDLYGTVAYHYAEISANGSGGSASTDTDGFGATIGIRSMVTNKIDLEAAAGFLRFDGDSEAITSIAANYFFHSNVSVGIKFTKISDVSTLGAVLRYSF
- a CDS encoding STAS/SEC14 domain-containing protein, producing the protein MITQLPESKGSTIGIRVSGKVDQTQEKEWINTFDSLIAQHNKINVLVLIDDNFDIGLKAAFEDIKWTFGHLEHMDKLALVSTRRVIKWLVEIDSPFAKMVNIDEKYFDVNEPSNTKVDEMHNTVLLSEIFGWMSLINIGLLSLATLALIWIGERITSVHSRLFSIPERRLKTMYMNYLAHYKLLIFVFNLVPYIALNILF
- a CDS encoding DUF6491 family protein, producing the protein MKHILILMVTLLTLASCATNRLSDPEKSIIIEKFITSEQLEARNSISAFDLDSWVSLSDQYLILRTSPFRSYLVKLTMRCNDINYSPALLVYSRIPNTLSAGFDSVFTPDNHRFRCNISRIYPLSKAQNKSLITAVSPKAEDKPLQSAQEENESPSEQSKAKTQ
- the rluB gene encoding 23S rRNA pseudouridine(2605) synthase RluB; its protein translation is MSEKLQKVLANAGVGSRREMEKWIASGRISVNGKVATLGDRVEPLDQLRVDGNLITAAAKSTICRVLMYNKPEGELCSRKDPQGRPTVFDRLPKIQNGRWIAVGRLDINTSGLLLFTNDGELANRLMHPKHEIEREYAVRVFGEVDDDMIKRLKKGVELEDGVSKFTEVRKRPGDDESLNSWYNVSLSEGKNREVRRLWESQGLQVSRLIRVRYGTLNLQNRLPQGGWIELPLTDLNTLRKSVQLDLEQESLIEDKQTKLDHVRLSRMRRSVQKHKVNQGRAKARPKKK